A stretch of DNA from Cellulomonas fengjieae:
ATGGCCTGCGCCATCTGCGCCCACGTCAGGCCCGCGCTGCGGGCGATGAACAACAGCCCGTCCTCGAGCCCGTCGACCTCGGCGCGCGCCGCCGGGAGCAGGGCGAGCGCGCTCGCGATGTCCTCGGGAGCCAGGTCCGCGGAGCGCCAGAGCGCGAACTGCACGAGGTCCACCGCAGACGGCGGGACGGGGCCGGGGCGCCACGGACGGTCGCCGATGCCGTCGGCTCCCCGGCGGAGCAGCCGCTCGCGCGCCTCGTGCTCCCGGTGGGCCTGCGCCTGGTCGGCGCGTGCCGCTCCGGCGGGGTCGTCCTTGCTCTCCATGCCCCGAGCGTGCAGACTCACGAGAATCTTGTCAACGATTCGTTGAAGGGTGCCCGATGCTGGTTCCGTTGCGGGACGCCGACGTCGCCGCGTGCGGCGGCAAGGCCGGTGCGCTCGGTCGC
This window harbors:
- a CDS encoding DNA-binding protein produces the protein MESKDDPAGAARADQAQAHREHEARERLLRRGADGIGDRPWRPGPVPPSAVDLVQFALWRSADLAPEDIASALALLPAARAEVDGLEDGLLFIARSAGLTWAQMAQAMGFNSPQACQQHYARLAARQATAP